A stretch of DNA from Lotus japonicus ecotype B-129 chromosome 4, LjGifu_v1.2:
AAGAAATTCAGGGGAGTGAGGCAGCGGCCGTGGGGGAAGTGGGCGGCGGAGATAAGAGACCCCTGGCGGCGTGTGCGGCGGTGGCTGGGCACCTacaacacagctgaagaagcCGCCATTGTGTACGATAAAGCCGCCATTGAGCTTCGCGGCTTTAACGCGCTTACCAATTTCATTCAGCTGCCGGTGGAAAATAAAAACTCCGGCGAAGAATGTGAAAACGTCAACCTGCTTTCTCCGACCTCTGTTCTTCAGTATTCTGAGGAAACAACAGAGTCTGACAATGGTGTTTTCGCTCATCCCATGAGAGAATTAAACCATGAATATGAAAACGAAGAATCTGGGAATTCATGTGATCAAGTTTCAGAAGATAAGTTCGAAACAGAGTCAATCTTTCCCGTTTCAAGTGATGTGGAATTTGACTTTGAGATTCAGAGTGCAATGGATATATTTGACAATGCCCATAAAACCATATGGGAATGCATGTTCTTCCCTGATGACAATTTCTCTGATCAAAGCTTTGTCTTTTGCAGTGAAAGTTGTGATTTCAGTTTCCCAAGTTGGCATAGAGATTATGATCATTTTCAAGATATTGGGGATTTTCTTGTTTCGGATAACAGTTTTGATTCCTTCATTAAACATGATTCTCGTACTTGTATTTCCAATTAAAATGAAACAAGTTTTGTATTAGGAGGGTTGAATTATTTAGTTTTCATTGGGGTATTAATTGTAATGACTAATTAGTGTTTTAGTAacatttaatttatgtttttaagCTATTTATGTCTCATTTGCATATGTACTTATTGTATTTTACATTGAAATTTCTAAATTAAGAGTTAAGATCAATCATTTGtaacttttttcctttttatacaTTTAATTAGGTATGTTTGGAAGAGATTTTATTTCAGAAAGCAATATTTTCTTTGAAGAGTTTATTCCTATATTGTATAAGTCATTGTAAGTGCTTTAAGAAAATGAGAACAATTTGAAAAGAATAATGTCTTTTCTTTATTATCTTTTCAAATTtctgaatttaaaaataatttttagaaacaattttcaaaatatgtttttaattaaaagaaaaaatagaagaaaagaaaaactgtTGGAATGATTTGTGATTTGAAAAATAGAAACAAGAACATGATTTTAGTTTCAAACTGAAAATAATAATTGATTTAAGAACTAATTTAAAAgattatttatattatacatGGGTTTTTCTGTTatttaaaactaaaattcaGTTTATTTAACAATAATCAAACTTACTCAAATAGCTTGGTAATTTCTTTGGTGCTTATTCCAATTGGAGGAGTTTCATGCATTTTGCTTTGATTTGCAATGATTTCATTTGtaatgaattttttaaatttacaaCTCAATCATTTATAGTCTTAATAATGAGCTATATGATACTACCAGATGCATATTTTCCTCTATAGCTTATAGTCTTCTACATTCAAGGTATATATGGTTTTGTGTGTCATACCTTGAGGTATTATTACACTTTCGTAGTAAAGTCTTACACTAAATGACATGTAATGCTCACACCTAAATAACCTAAGCTGTTCATTGTCCGTGCTGTATATGTACCCATGAATTGTTAAACTCTGCAATTCTTGTAGTCATAGAGTTTTCTCTGGTGGAATCAGTTAATGCCTCCAGCTACACGTACTTCACCAGATATTCAAACCTTACCAGAAAAATTTGCTAGGGGCCGGATAGTTTGGTTCAGAAATTCAGGTTCTAAAAATTCATCTCGATCATATTGATCTTATTAATTTGACAAAAGAACATTAGGAATTAGCTAGTCAAACACAGACAGAAAGTGAACTCTATCACTTGCTTCCTCCAATTCCCTTTTCTCTTTTTTGGTTTTTCCGATGCCTAAAGCAATTAAAAGGAAAAAGCCAAATAGAGCATGCCAATAAGCTCGAGTACATAATTTTGTGTTTTAGCCAAATCGAGGCTTGTTTCAGACTTCCCAAAAAATTCAGAGTAAAAGAATAAGGCAGGATTTCAAGATTGGGCCAAATGGGCAGGTAAATAATGAGTTTGAAATTCAGTTCAGAACATAAAACTTTGTTCCATTCCAAAATTACaataaattaattaactttTGTTCAAATCAAAATTCACAAATAGTCTAATTACTCCATGATTCAAGCAATAATGATCAAATTGATTTGGGTTGGATGAATAATTGGTTGAGTTAATTTTGAATAGGAACAAAATCCACTGCAATTAACTTTATAAAACTCGTAAAAGCCTCCGATACAGAAAATCTCATTTACTTTTACTTTGAGCATTGATTCATTTACAATTTACtttctcttctatttcattttcACTTACCTTCTAGTTCTATCTTTCTCTTATGTTGCAGTCACATCATCTATAATATCTCttaattatatttcttttcTTCCTTATCTCATTAGGCGTAGGTGTATTAGAAGTGTCAACAAAacattattgcttttactttttACTCACTCTCTCCCTAATTATAAAGTATTCTTCATATAATTatgcttattaagaaaacatgttAATGATGTTAATTAGTGTATTACTATTAAACAAAATTATGCAATCTTTCACGTTTACCATTAATTAAGTATTGAGTTGTGTGGAAAATCGTTAACTATTAATGGTAATCAAAATTTCGGCATTACAAAAGTATAATAAATACAATAGGTAAAGCTCTAATCTGAAGGGAAAATTAAAACTCCGATTTGAAGGAGAAAACCTTCGATCTTGCATGTAGGGAAAAACTTCAATCTTGCACGATTCTAAACATGAGAGGAGATATTCACGCCGGAAGAAAAGGGTTTGTGGGTTAAAGTGGAGGGCTTTGTGAGTGAAGAAGAGAAGTGAGGATGAAAGGGGTTCCTAGCCAAAATAGGAGCGATCGTCGATGTACCTTCAACGTTGTACACAGTTGTGGCTAAGAAACACTGTCGTTGCTTAGAAAAGAAGTTGGCCATGTGAGCGCCAATGGAGGGAGGAAGTTGCAGCGCCGAGGCTAAAagaatgaaggaaaaaaaaggtTGAAGATGTGCTCGACGGCCATGGCTAGGGTTtgagagagaagaaagaaaaatgaggaagaaggagagggagagagagtcGTGGCTAGGGTTTGAGGAAAGGGAGAAGAAAGAGGCTACTTAAAGGGCAACATGTTCAAGTGGTTTTCCCACCGTTGGGGGCGGTATTGACCGATTGAACTGATATTTTTTGCCCGTTGGGCTCTTCTACTTTTTCTAATCCATTTTTActcttctttttttcattttgcccgcttttggtttttattttattttattttattatttgggtcattttaaaatatagttTCGTTTGAAGCATATATTTAtcctttaaataaaatttttcaCGTTAGCAACAATTTAACgcgtaaaaaatatatatgaagtATTATAGGAatatgagaaaaagtttgatgcaccgacggtgtaaagtttatttacaccgtcaaccaatcagatttcaaggatatgccacgtcaattaatgaaattaaatgaaaaaatagattttctcacatcattgaaatctgattggttgacggtgtaaaatagctttacaccgtcggtgcatcaaaattaaactctaggaatattaggtgagaataaataatgtaaatatATGGGGTGGTGTGAGAtcaataaaaagtaaaataaggtATATATTATTAGAGCAAAatactttaaaaataaaactattaGAGCAAAATATGTATCTGCATTTTATAGGCCCACAAAAGTGATAAAAtatcaatttaaaatattaagatTGGAGATGCTCTAGTGACTAGTAGTCTAATGGCATTCGAACTATGAGCATAATGATGCATAAATGGAATAATTAGAAATTATCTTCACTCTTCGTAACACCAACATTCTTACAAGGGGAAATTGACTACTAAAGACGTGTGtgtgttgagacttgagaggggAAATTGACTAAAGAGTGAAGATGTTAGTTAGTATGTGAGAAAGTGGCAGTGTTTGGTCACTGTCTGGTTGATCAAGGATTGCAGGTTCGATTTcatcaatttcaaaaaaaacttgCTGGCTCCCATAGAAGAATGAATGTCctacttcttcttttttttttttttttggtcaagagAATGTCCtacttcaaacttcaaattaCTGGGATCTTTGGAACTCAGCCACCACTTGTCGCTTAAAGGGCTCAGGCCCTGAGCCCCTGACACTGTGAATGCTTCCCCTTTCTCCCTTCCCATGTTCTCCATCAGATTTGGTCCCCATGCACCCtcatacttttttatttatttatttatgtccCCACCCTGATACTGTGCATTAGGTATATATGTATGTACATTTTTGCTTGTTTACATTTATTTGACACCCTAATTATATATCTAGCACCccaaaaatagaaaacatttAACACCATTATATTATCATTTTTCTAACTTAAAATTGACTAATGACATTGAAAATACACCAAGAGGCAAGAGCAATTCTGATTTAATATACAAATACTAGTATGTACACATACAATAGGGATAAATACAAAATTACAAATACCACAGAACACAAACTCCGTATGGTACAAAACTCAAAGAATGGGAGAAACTTAAGCCCACAATCTACATTGATTTACAGTACAAGGGCCCAATGCTGTTAAAAAGGCTGAATTATTGATTAATTAATGGGAGCTGGGCTTTCCCTGAGGAACAGTAATTGCGATCTTTTGGCCTCCCTCGCAATGTTTGCCCACGGAATTTATGAAGAAATAGTCACCGGGCTTGTCCAAAGAAATGATGGTGTCTCCTCTGAAGAACGTGCTTATGGTTTTTCTGGTAGTGCAATGATCGTAGTCATCCTTGTTTACTTGTAACACAGTGTTCAGCCCGGGCCTGTACTTAAAACCTGCAATAAACAAAAAGGATACATGCACTTCATTAGTTTGCAAATAGTTAAACAAAACTTAATGTAGCTAGAAAAGCAATGGCTTGCTCAAGTGGAATTCAAATAGTTTGTCCCATTTAATATCTCATTTTCTGTCAcacaaataaaattttaaatatgaaatgAAAAAAGTTTATGCGAATGAATCATTAATTGAGGAAACAGAAGTGTTAGCACATACGGAGTTCGTCACCAACAGCAAAATTTTGCTTCTTGGCCCAGGTACCGTAAAAAGTTGAGTAATTGGGCAAACTCCAACCCGTTTGGTCTCCAATAATGTGAATTTTTGAACTCACAGGCACCAATGTAATGAAGCCAATCATGGCAAAGATGAAGAAACTAAGGTGCATTTTCTCGGCCATTTTTTCCTCCAACTTGTGTTTGTGTtggctttttcctgaacttgtGATGATATCTGATGGAAAAAGTTGGGATTGAATTGCAGGTAGTGCTCACTAAAATTGGCATTTTCCTTTTAGCTCTGTGGTTTAATTTCATTAGGAAACTCACTATCCTTGACCATGTCCAATTATGGCTCAGAAAGGAGAACGGCTCAGTTTCAAGTCTTGAAATGAGGAGGGGGTAAATATTAATGGAATGGGAGTGCTTTCAGTGCTATCAAGAAACATAAAACAAGAGGCTCACAATCAACCAAGTTTTTATTAAAAGAATTTGattaaaaagtttaaacaaATGCTTTTAACCACTAATCAACTatctcaaaaaaacaaaaacaaaaaccacTAATCAACACCACTTACATATGAAATTTTTACTAATCCACTATAATTTTGTATAACAATTTATATTcacatatttttttcattttacccCGATTATTTTTTTCTATCCCGTCACAAATTAtatatttcacattttttttctattatttgaGGCGTGGCTAAATTATTCTTTTCTAGATTATTCTTTTTCCGGAAAAAGTGAGAAAACACGTGGTAAGAAACAGGAGGAGCACACATGTGAGcagtaataaataataaaaattgcgTACCCAAACCCAGTTGGTGTCATAAGAAGGGtttaatttaattgaattttaagCTATAtcctaaaaccctaaaattcGAGAATGGAAGAACAAGGTGCAGCGAAACCAGTGTGTGCAGAAGAAGCTTTGAATCTGCTGAATTGCGTTGCTCAATCTTCCTACGATCAAGACAAATGCCTTCACCTTCTCAATTCTTTGCGCGACTGCGTGCTTGCCAAGGTACTTTTTGTTTCCCTTTCATAAGGGCttttgattttggctttagaatTAGTTGTACAAGTATTTCCAAAATCCAAACAAGCACACTAATAGCATGTTTCTTTAGTTGTGTTTGAAGAGTTAGAATCGATTCTACTTTTACAAAAGCTAAggaaagtagcttcttctaaccATGATTTTGATTTCACCATGAATTCTCAGTGAGTTTCCAACTTTCCATACATACAATAGGGGGTTATGTTCCCCCCAACTAGTTCCTTATTGTTCTTTTAGTTGTTATGTGACTGTTGGTTCATTTTAGTTCTTTTCATGTTTTGATAAAACTTGAAATGTGTTGAATGGACTCTAGACGATAAGTTTGTCATAGATTCTTGTAAGGTATCAAAATGGATTGAGAGAGGGAGGAAGAAAATTATCTCTTGAGAGAAAGTAATGGCtttgcctttgcctttgtctTCAGAGAAACTTTAGTCTGATATGGATGCAATATAATTATGCACTTCAGAGTTGATTCATTGTTTATGGCATTGCCTTTTCCTTCCAACTTAATTTCTGGATATATTTTAAGTTCATGTACACAGATGTTTGCACTTGTTGATGCATTTTCTGTTTCTTAAGTTGAATTTGTTTTCTGTCTCAACAGAAAGTGAAGAAGTTTTCCTTAGCTGGACAAGAACAACAGGAAACTAAGCCGAGTAGTAGTAACTAAGGAGGCTTAATCATGTATTGGTATCCCTGATTGGCTGATTCTCAAGGCCCTTATAATTTATACTTTCATGTATCATCCCCTCACATGACACTAATCCATATTTACCCTTTCCCCCCCTGTTTTGATGTGCAGAAGCTATTCAGTTTCaaatatgaatttcatttatccACAAATAACTCTGATTTTGACAATTTTTTGGTTTCAATTTAAGGTGAAATCCATGGCATGTATCTTCGTCGTTGAATGTTATGCTAGTTGTTTGTGTTCTTACTCACCTTAATCACAATTTGTGGCTCAGGGTTAACCTAGCACAAGATTTCCAGTTTACTTTGATCAGCATTTTTTAGTTGATCAGCTTAAACAGAACACTTTGGCAAGTTGCAATGATATTCATATCCTGTTACGGTTGTATGTGTTAGTTAACCGAAACTAGGACTCTGAGCATTCTAATGAATGAATTTCTGATTCTACATGATAATTTGGATCAATATGGGACAAGATAACCATATTATCTAACTGATGGTTAATGGTCAATTGACCAAACTCAACTTGAAGAAATTTTTATTATCCGTTTGCTTAAATTCATATAGAAGTTTATACATAGTTTACAAAAGGTATGTGATTGTGCAAAAGTGGTTCTCAATGTTTAAAATAAGCAGTCGACATCTTGGATCTTGTTGCCATGAGCGAAATTAGTCCATCCGTCCATCTTCGTTAGTTGACTAACAGAATGTGCTGATGTGTCATTTTTTTAccacttaaacatttgttttttttctttctatgtcATCAAGTTCAACCCCACCATCTTCTTTCCTCTCACTACCACAACACCACTACCACACCACTACCACTACCTTCTCAACCACACTTCTTCCACCACCACTCAACCACCACACTCCTCCACCACTGTGAGATACACAATCAAGGGAGGATATGAGAGAAGaataagctaagactctcctCAAAACCCCATTTCCCAAAAACAAATCTCTACTTTCTCCAAATCCATTTTCCAATTTCCAACATATTCGATTAAAGAAGGTTAAAGAGAACAAAATAAGCAGAGGAAATTTTGCATTGCTCATCTTCATCTTAatcaaacaaaaccctaaaataatACTCAAACCTAGAAAAAGCTTGAACCTTCGGTCGAAGAAAATGGTGCACCCGACAGAGAAAGCTTGAATATGAAGATCCATACTAGAAAACTAAAAGAACAATAGCAGGTGAGGGCGAATAGGGGGTGTGAAAAAGGAAGAGACCTAGAACCTAGATATGGTGGGAGTGGGGCGGgggtgaaattaattaatttagggatTCGCCACCACATGCAACACATGATTACATGCCTTGGTTCTTTCAACAACGAATAACAGTCTCTGAACGTGATTGCATGCCTTGATAGCTGTCTTCAAATGCAATTTGTCTAGGCTACGTTGTCGTCACTGGGATTGTCTATGTCGTCTCCATTGTTCGGACAAGGTTGGGTTTGTGGAGGTCAAATCTGTGATAGTGATACAGGTTATCTGACTTGAGCGATGGACGATGTGATGGTATTGGTTGGTAGCTTGTCTCGAGtggttatgacttatgagtttGATGGTTTCGATGGCTAGGTTCTTCTATGATAAAACATGGTGTTGGTTGTTTTGGTTTAGAGGGAGGTTGTGTTGGATGCATTAATTGTGATTTGAGGGTTTGGAAAGGATGCAAGTTTGGTGTATAACTGTATATTAAGGTCTGGGAAGTCGCAGTTATTGTTGATGGTGGGTTTGAACAACTCTTCAGGCTTAAGATTGACGCAGGTCTAATGTGAATTGAGGGTTGGTCACAGTGAGTTAGGATGAAGATAAAGATGAGCTTAGTGTtttggtggggggggggggtgggggggggggaaatAAGGTTTTAATCATTATTTATCCGGATGGCATGGTAACATAAGGTGGCACATCAATTAATGATGTACACATCAGCACATTCCATTAGTCAGTTGATGGAGATGGACATAATGAAGGACTGATTTCTCTCACAGCAAAAAAATTCGGGATGTTGACCTCATTTTGAATATTGAAGATCACTTTTGCACAATcacattagattttttttttggttacacaaTCACATTAGATTAAACTCAAAAGTGCAATTATGCCTTTTTAAAAAAGTTGACAAAACTCTAAGGTTAAGAAATTGTTTTTACAGGTATTCAAACACATTAAATTTTCTTATGAGTTTCAAGAAAATAACCGCTTTCTACCTTGGAGTAGTTTATTTCTGATGGTTGTCTCTCATAATGGCAGAAGCAAGATTATCCTTACATTAATAATAGCGAAAACATAGACAATAATATCTAGGTCTGTCACTCAAATGAATGTGACATTGCTACCACAAAGCACTAAATTGCACAAATCCCATTCAACCCtggaaaaaaaacatgaaaccTCTGCACAATCTCAATCAGTTTCATATCATAATCACATTCCCCCCTGCTTGCACGAAACATGTTAATCTAAGTCATAAAAAACAAAACCGACATCCTTCATTGCTTGAAATTCAAAAGCTGGAGGAAATGTCAGCCGAGTGGATAAGGTATGTGAGTACCAGAGCCAACAACATCAACACATATGCAACACCTTGATCAACAGCCGACCCTGAATAACCCAACAGAAGAGTAAATTCAAAATAATGCAGAACAATAATCTTGATATTCATTTCCTACAAAAAATTTATACAGGGTGGGGTGGGGTAGCTCAGTTGACAACAGAAGCAGAATGTGatggaaagtttttgggttcAATCTCCACAAAATTCACCCCCTACACCCTCAGAGGGATTAAGAGTCTTATCTGTAACTAAATTCCGGATTCATAACAGTCGATATGGGAAGGATGATTGGATACCAAGCggtttataagaaaaaaaaccaCTTACAAATATCAAATTGCCTGAATCTAAAAAATCTCAATTATTTCCTAGCTAAACCCTGGAATGTCACATCCAATAGTTGGTTGTGAGACTAATCCTCAGCTACATTATCAGCACACTAAACGGTGGAGACTAACCTTTCATAGAATTTCTGGCTTTAGATATTTAAATTCATATTATGTCCCTAATCCATATCTAACTCCAAATATTTGAACAAAAATTAAAGATTTAGGGTTTCTAATGAAACGAAATTGGGAAATTTTAGAATTACAGAAACTAAATTAGTTTGAAGATTCAATTCACACAAAGCCTAGGTatgaaaaaatcaaataaaccgTATTAAAATAATGCATATACATAATGTGGTTAATCCAAAGGAAGCATGAAAACGAAACTATGAACTATCCAGATCCAAACAATCGAAAATGGTATAAGCAAAGTTGATATCAGATCTGCGTAGAAAACATTACCGTCACTGGTAGGAGCAGGTGCAGGTGCCGGAGTCTGAGCATTGACGGCGGCAGGGACAGAAAGGGCGAAAATGAGAGCGGCGATCATGGCCACAATTCCGAATCCGAAAGAGTTTTTGGGACCCATGAttgatcgatttcaaattttcaatgtCTCTCTCTGCAGCACTCTCTCTTGTGTGGATCGGGGAAGAGAAgcgcagagagagagagatcggatcagagaagaagagaatgtGAGGGGCGGCGGAGCGAGGGTTTTAAAAGGCGGTTACAGAGGGAGGTGCGAGGGAGAGACAAAGGAGGAGAGGGGCAACCGGTGAAGCCGGTAAAGGGAAAATGCCATTGTGGGGTCCAGTGTCCAGCCGTATGTTTCGGCAACCCATGTGATGGATAGCCCATTGGTTTCCAAGTTTGGATTCCCCGTTCTCTATCACTCTGACTTGGATTTTTGGCGTCATATGTTGTTTCTGCCACCCACTCTCATTCTCACCCATCTCTCGTCACGTGTGATGTCTTTtatacaaatatataaaaaaaaaaactctttcaaaattttaaaatatatatggtATAGAAATTTTATGCAGATTATAAccaaatttaaaaataagacAAAAATATAATTTCAAACAAACCAATTTTAATGTtcataaatttaaaacaaaatatcACACACTTCTCAATACTCTTATATCATAAGTGAATATCTCTTTCAATAAATTGAGTTATTGAGGAACATGAAAGAATGTGACTATTCAATCTCTTTCCAACATGACGCGAATGCTGATAGTTTTCTTCTTCCATTAGTAAATATGAATTTCTGTATTGTCGTTAAGAACATTCATTGCTTCCTTTCAATGAGACACACACACAAAACATTATGATGACTCGATTTCCAAGCATGCTTAAGACCTAAGACAAATTGCACAACCAGTAACATTGCAAGAAACGAATACTCCACACCAAAACTGTCTTAGAAACCTATCTTCCATCCGAATCACGATTGGCCCTTCTAGCACAAATCCTACTCACACTTGAAAGTTAGCTCTCATCCACTGTGAGCCGCACTCTAGATAGGTTCGCAAATTTTTTCAGGTTCTATTTCGCCATTATGCTAGAGTGGTTCTCTAACACAAtcttttagttttctttttttaaaacaaattttaaaaggTTGTTATAAAACTTGACATAAAACCTTCTCATTGTCCTGACATGGTCAAGCTGCAGGAACTGGTCGATGGACTCACAGGTGAGGTGTTGTTGATGCAGAAGCAATTGTTTCAGAGTCTAAAACTTCACATGGCTAACAGCTTTACGATTTTTGTGCTTATGAATAGTCGTTGTCAAACTTTTGATTACGCGCGTTATGGAGATTCATAAATGCTATAACAACTATATATAGAGAAGacaacaatcaatttaaactcTTGATTCAATTACATAGTGACCTCTGGAACTTAGCTGACCTCACTGATACTCCACAGCTTCACAGAACAATAATCACTCACACAGTCACACTTGTAAATTCATCATGTTCAGTAGCTCGTGAATGTGGATGGTCCCAATAGGGGTTGACATGACCCATAATGAGTGGGCCTCGTGGGATCCATATATACCGGCCCAAGCTCAGTTGGGCCTTTATAAATCAGGCTGTAACAGATAGGGGAGAGATTGACCAAAAAAAGGTAGGGGAGAGATTAACTGATGGATACTCCTATACTAGTAATAACATGTCTATTGTCTACCaatgatatatattatatacaaTATTTCAAATGGTGTCTAATGTGCAAGCCATACATGCCTTAACTATCCCATCATAGTCGATAGAAGCAAGATAGTATGTAGTTATTCCAGCAAACCCAACCAAGCATTGATATGTCTGAAATTTTAACTACAATATCATGGATATTAACAAAGATATTGAGAAATGAATTAAACTCAAACTTATTTTTTCTTAGAGAGCAGATTGCATTAGAAAATTGTTAAAAACTAGCTAGTGAGATCATTTGAAATGCAATAACAATTCTGATTCTGCATCATCTTGGTCAAGACTTGATGATAATTCCTCACTATGGACCTCATGCATTCCATTAACCACTTCAGAGTTCAGATTGTAAAATCTCTCGATCTGTTATAACTTCGAAATCATAATAGACTGTGGTGGATATAAAACTTGAACTAACAAGATTATGGGACCTCCTTAGTCCTTAAGATATCAAAACAATTGATTTAGACCCAGAACAAAGAGATGCCCTCTCAGAAAATTCTATTATGCAAAAACAATGTATCAATTTGGGGTAGTTTAGGTTGCAGAGAGAAATCCTTGTCAGCTAATTAGCGACGGAAAGAAATCCGTCACAAGTTCCTTGTCAGCAAATTTGCGACGGACATAAATCTGTCACCAAATCCTTGTTTGCGAATCTGCGACGAAGAATAAATCCGTCACTAAATTTGCGACAGATATGTCCGTCACTATTGTTTGCGACGAATTATGAATAACCAACTGAGCTTTATAAGtacaatattttataattttttaacatCGTTCAAATAATACTCGTTCATTTCTACGGAAAGGGATTGAATTTAACTaggttttttaaattttttataaaagtgaaagtaaaaagtaaaaacacaaaaactGGATCGGAGAAACAACACCGTCGTTTTTCTCCTGCCTGCAGTAATAAAATAATTGAGAGACGACTTAGTTTTGGCGCCGTTTTAGATCTCGTTCTCGTTACTCACTCATTCATTCGCGAGATGATATTCAAATTCAAGGCTTTCTCAATCTCAATCGTAATTGTTTCGATCTTGAAGGGCATTTTGTTCCAAACAAATGCCATGACGTTTGTCTCGGCGCACTCAAGAGAGAAGGACAGGCACGACAATAATCATTattctttgtttctttcatATTCATTTCTAATTTGTGTTCATcgttaattattattttttaatttcttctgTTTCAGCATTTCTTAATCAAATCGTTTCGGCAAAAACCAAGTTCCATTTCCAGGTAAAAACAGAATTTGCCGTTTGATCTATTCTTCATTGTCATGCTTTGCTCACATTTGTCATTTTTTGTTTCAAGAGATATCCATCTTTTGATCTTTTTCACtgtttgttattttaatttggAATCATCTATGTAACAAAATTCTCATGCAACAATGGAAATGCCTAATTCAGATTGATAAATTATCAACAATTACTACAATTTAGTTACCTTTTCAATTGTATTTTTTGTCTTCTCCATGTGACATAGAATTTGTAGCTTATTTTCCTCTGTTTGATTACATCTGTTTTaccttagaaaaaaaagaatcaaagttgaatattttattttcatgtcATGTAGAAAGTTGGCCCAGTGTTtacatgtttttattttctggCCCCAAT
This window harbors:
- the LOC130714626 gene encoding ethylene-responsive transcription factor CRF1-like, with translation MPEPSPKYIQHLNRTKLLMKPAQLEEHTINKKHPCPRLIRIHVTDGDATDSDSDSDTPSSQKRRRVKTFVHEVTIEYQNAASKKRSKAKPSTAGGQVRPAPVGVSPGKKFRGVRQRPWGKWAAEIRDPWRRVRRWLGTYNTAEEAAIVYDKAAIELRGFNALTNFIQLPVENKNSGEECENVNLLSPTSVLQYSEETTESDNGVFAHPMRELNHEYENEESGNSCDQVSEDKFETESIFPVSSDVEFDFEIQSAMDIFDNAHKTIWECMFFPDDNFSDQSFVFCSESCDFSFPSWHRDYDHFQDIGDFLVSDNSFDSFIKHDSRTCISN
- the LOC130714168 gene encoding early nodulin-like protein 14 is translated as MAEKMHLSFFIFAMIGFITLVPVSSKIHIIGDQTGWSLPNYSTFYGTWAKKQNFAVGDELRFKYRPGLNTVLQVNKDDYDHCTTRKTISTFFRGDTIISLDKPGDYFFINSVGKHCEGGQKIAITVPQGKPSSH
- the LOC130711149 gene encoding arabinogalactan protein 41-like, coding for MGPKNSFGFGIVAMIAALIFALSVPAAVNAQTPAPAPAPTSDGSAVDQGVAYVLMLLALVLTYLIHSADISSSF